DNA from Rhinatrema bivittatum chromosome 16, aRhiBiv1.1, whole genome shotgun sequence:
CTAAAGATCCAAAGAACTTCAAGAGTGAAACTAACATGTAATATCAACAGAAGAGATTCACTATGACATTTGCTGAAATGTTTTTACaattcaaaatataaatattGCCTTCATATCGAGGATGCTGCCTGCACACAATATCGAGTGTGATTGATGTCTATTTTGTACATTAATTATAATCAAAGGCCATGTACTTTATAagtttttgttttgcaaataaaaCTGTCAACATTTATCTcaaatttgttttttctccatgaaATCCTGAGTCTGACACAGACTCGCTGTTCCAAATTCAGGATGGTTTATTAGCTGGAAATGCGCTACAACGTCCTTCCATGTTTGTGaaggagactgtgtgtgtgtatgtgtgtgtggagacTGGGTGTGATGGagactgtatatgtgtgtgtgtgtaagggagattgtgtatatgtgtgtgtgtaaattggGTTTCATTGCTGCTGATGAGATGCTTTGGGTGACACTTGCTGATTGTGATATTTTCTCTTTGCattgatgcattgtcctcttgttAAAAATGTACAGAATGAAATGATTGGGCTTTCTAGCAGTTGTGGTTAAACGTATGCAGtgtttaattttatgtttgatgGCATCGCTGTGTCCGACTCTTTCTCCTGTGTTTTCACCGTCCAGACTCCTTCCCCTCCACTGACCTCTGCGGCTGTGGAATTAGTGCTGGTGGACGATGTTACAGTGGTACCCAACAATGCGACGATGTACAACCATCCTGACACCAAGGTAAAGGGAGGCAGACACTTCTGAAtcccgggggtgggggggcaaaAGGACTTCTCCTGAGGGTAGAGTGGGGCAGACTCCTGGGCACCTCTCCAGAACTTGTCTCCCTGTACCCACTTCCATCCCCCAGtatccagacccctctggatACTGGGGGATGGAAGTGGGTAAAGAGAGACAAGTCCCTCTGGGCCCCAGGGAGCAGAGGAATACGGACCCTGACAGCATATTCCTTTAGACCCCAAGTTTTGCTTTAGTTCTAAACTAAAAGCCGGATTCTGTAATTGGTGAGGGGGGGGTGCAGTGCCTGGTTCTTCTGACTGATGGGCACAAACAGGGTGCGATGCTTGGATCTTGTGACTTATGTGGTGGGGGTGTGAGGGGGCAGTATATGGCTCATACAACCTTTCTGTCCTAGGAGATCTTTTTGCTGGTGGAAGGGTCTGGTTACTTCCTGGTGAACATCAGTGACAGTGAAATTGTGAATATCTCCTACCAAGAGGCTGACAGCTGGGTCCAGGTGAGCCAGGGGGCATAGTGGGGtttggagtgtgtgtgagggagtcacGAGCAATGATTAGCTTGCCCAGTCCTATGAATATGCTGCTGACCTGCCACTTGGAATCTAGAAATTTAATGAAGGCTGTGCCATCCTCTGCTTTGCAGGTCACCCCCATTCATCCTGGCACTCTCACCATGGCTGTCTATGACCTATGTTTGGCCTTTCTGGGGCCAGCACTAGCATCTCTGCGTGTCTCGGATATCTTTGACCTGGAATTGGATGTCGTTGATAAGGTGAGGCCAGAAAAGCTCTTGCAGGTTTATGTACTATCCATGCATCATTTCTCCCCTGATATAGTCCACATTCCCTGTGTTTATGGCCAGTAGCACCATGTGATGCTTGAACCTAATGCTAACCCCCTGTTTTAGGGTCCTGTCCTCCAAAGAATATCCGACTCTAAATATATTGCATTTGTTTTGCAGATTGAAATTGGCAAGACTGCTTTAGTCACCCTGAGAGTTCTTGATGTGTACAAACGTCCCTTCCTGAATAAATATTTCAGGCACATGCACTTGAAGCTGCAAGCAGCTTCCTCCATCGTTACTCTCGCGTGAGTTTGATCTGCTGGAGAGGGGACATGGAACACACTCAGAGTAAAATAGCGGAACAGTTACATAAATCATTAATCAGCATCCAGAGCtgatctgccaaaaaaaaaaagtggaagctTATTCCAAGACATGAGCATGGCTTTTGAAACCATTAGCCCGGGTTGACCTTGGGAGAAGCAAGGCCTGGGATGAATCAGCCACAGCGGGACCCCAAATTAACAGGAAATTCTGCATTCATTTGGGTATAAACAGCTTCGCTGAAGATTGCCCTCTTGTAGCCCACTGAACGGTCTTCCATAGTGAGCGATCGTCTAGGCGGGTTAAGAGGCGTTCTCAGGGCTGTTTATAGGTCAGGTGTGTACAGGgtattttcaaatgtacacatgCTTCCCCACTCAGCATTTGTTAACGCACACGCACTGTGCACACGACATAAACTGTGCTTAATGAACACACAGATACTGCACACGACATACACAGGCCCTTCTAAGACACACTGCATAGCACACATGGGTAcgtctaacacacacacacactgtacatgaCATACACAGGCACATCTAACACACTGCACAGCAAACACAGGCACATATAACACACACTGCAtagcacacacaaacaaacatgtCTAGTACCCCCTATGCATGACTAATATGGGCACAATGCACATGGCCTCCCTTTAAAATTGGCTACTCTGTACACAGGCTAAAGGGGCCACATACCTTGCAAATAATGTGTGCTGTCAAAATCTCCCCCTCAGAGAGTGTGGAATGGtatcctcccacctcccccatgGTTTTAGGTTTCCAGTGAACTCTCTGGGTGTGGAATGGTGtccttcccctaccccccccccccaactcaccaCCACTATCACCACCTCCCATGACCCCGGGAATGGTTGGTGTCCCCCAGCTCTGGGTTCCGAATAGTGTGTCCCTCTATCCATAACCCTCTTGTCTCTGAGAGGGGCTGATGCCCTATCCCGCTCTGGGTTTGGAATGGTGTGCCCCCTGGTTTGGGGTGTTTCCAGCATGCTCTCAGATGAGTATTTCTTTTCAGGGCAGTGGATGATCAGGACAGACTCTCGTCTGCTTTCCTACTTCGCGCAGTCGCTGTGGGACAGACAACCCTAGTGGTGACAGCCCGAGACAAGACTGGACGAAGACTCCATTCCATCCCTCGACGAATAGAGGTAACGGTCACTGGCAGAGCTTTCCAACACCTCCCCCCTGCAGTGCAGTCACTGTTACCACTCTCCAACCTCCACCAGTGCAGTTACTGTCACTGCTCTCCATTCCACTGGTGCAATCAGCAGCACTTCTCCCTGATTCCCTACTCCCCCAGCCATGCACACAGGGAGCCACTTCTGCTCGGGCTGTCAGGAGCACAATTCTAAATAATTCTGGATGATTCACTCTGTGCATTTCTCTTTCCAGGTGTTTCCACCATTCAGGCTGATCCCCCAGAAAATTACTCTTATTCCCCACAATATGATGCAGGTGAGGGCATGCATGAGTGCTTCCTCATATCATTACTTCTGCGAGTATTCTCGATCACGagtatttatttactttcatCATTACTCCAGGGACCCTGCTCCATCCAAAGCAGGATGTACGCAACAGAACACTCTGGATTAAAGGCCAGGTTTTGCAGTGCTTGGAGGGGAGCTCTAGATTAAAAACCGGGTTTTGCAGCATTGTAGTAGATCGCTCTGGATTAAAGGCCTGGTTTTGCACTGCTGCAGAAAGAGCTCAGGACTACAACATGGGTATTTCAGTACTGTGCCAGGAAGCTCTGGATGAAGGATCATGTTTTGCAGCACTATGGTTTTGCAGAGGGGAGCTCggattaagggccagattttgcaGTACTGCGGTGGAGAACTCTGGATTAAAGGCTGGGTTTCGCAGCCATGTGGAAGGGAGCTCTGGATTAAAGGCTGGGTTTCGCAGCCCTGCGGAAGGGAGCTCTGGATTAAAGGCTGGGTTTCGCAGCCATGTGGAAGGGAGCTCTGGATTAAAGGCTGGTTTTCGCAGCCATGTGGAAGGGAGCTCTGGATTAAAGGCTGGGTTTCACAGCCATGTGGAAGGGAGCTCTGGATTAAAGGCTGGGTTTTGCAATGTTTTAGAGGGGAGCTCggattaagggccagattttgcaGTACTGCAGTGGAGAACTCTGGATTAAAGGCTGGGTTTTGCAGCCATGTGGAAGGGAGCTCTGGATTAAAGGCTGGGTTTTGCAATGTTTTGGAGGAGAGCCCTGGATTAAGAGTCATGTTTTTCACTGCTGCGAAGGAGAGCTCTGGGTTAAGGACTGTATGTTTTGCAGGTGATGTCAGAGGGCGGCCCTCAACCCCAGTCCATCATCCACTTCTCCATCAGTAACAAGACAGTTGCTAGGGTGAATCGCCTCGGGCAGGTCACGGCTTTGGAAATTGGCACAGCCATGGTGAATGGGACCATCCAGGCTGTTAATGAGGACACGGGTAGAGTCATCGTCTTCTCACAGGTATTCCTGAGCGTCCCACCACCCCTACCAGGTCATTTAATACTCCTTGGCTCACTTGTGTTTTTGTTCAAGTTTTACTAAAGCAAGCAAATTTGTAACCCCACACGTGCTGTATAACCAAAAAAACATTGAGAAAATGATCGATCCACAACCAAGGTAATATGAATGTTGTAGTTATGTTCCCCATGTCCATTCCCACCCAGTGCCTACTCATCCTCCCCTCAACATGACTGAAGTacaaattaaacagaaaaagGGTTAATGCAGTACAAAATGTCCAGTTCCCTCTCActggttttaattatttttgtgttCTGGTTTTGCTTGGCTATGTCGGGTTTTTATGCTCTGGGCTTTTCTGACTGTATCTATTTTGATTGGTCACAAGCACCCAACTTTGTCCTTTTGTGAAATGTCTCGTCGACGAGCTGCGAGATTTTCGGAGAGTCCCTGCCTGATTCTTGCCATCCTTTGTAGGATTCCGTTGAAGTGGAGGTGGTTCAGCTCAGGGCCGTAAGGATCCACGCGCCTGCAACTCGTCTGATAACAGGGACCGAGGTTGGTAAACGCAGCCCCCCTGTACGCGGCCTCCGGCGCGGCAGCCGCCCACGGCGCGACCTGTCACCCCTTCACCCTTCTCTCTGTGGTGGCTTCCCTCTTAGATGCCTGTGTATGTCGTAGGGGTAACCAGCACCCAGACGCCATTTTCCTTCAGCAATTCAAAACCGAGGCTGACGTTTCACTGGTCGATGAGCAAACGAGATGTCATGGACCTGGTGACGAGGCACAAAGAGGTaggagcagccccccccccccccgtgtttgTCCCCTCAGAGAGGCTGTCTGGTGCGTTGGGGTATAAATGTTGTCTTTGTCTTTCAGGTGTCTCTGCAGCTTCTCCCAGAGAATAACTTTGCCATGGTTGTGCGCACGGTGGCTGCTGGTAGGACTGGTCTTAAAGTGACAGTAGCAATTTCCCAAATGTGTCCACAGGGGCAGTTTGAGGGCAATGTCACGGAGCTGTCTGACGAAGTGCAGATACTGGTAAGTGACTCCCGCCACTTCCAGCGTCTCTCGTCTGTCACAGGCAAAGCTCAGAAGTGACACGGTTCTTGCGTAAGATCCAGaagtctactttttttttttttttgcattgttagcTACAACACCCAGGGCCTTTCATCACGGCACAATTCCCTCCCATGGAAAGCCGAGTACGGCCAGAGAGCAGAGAAATGGTGAGATCCATAGTATGTGGGTCCTGCCTGTCAGGAGTCTCAACCAAATCGTATGAAAACAGGGAGGTAACCGAGGGAATTCCAATGCGGACCTCTGACGAAACTCTGGCCCAAAATTCCTCCCTCTGCTCCTTGTGTTGCCTGCTTTGCCAGAGCCTCCTACTCATGCTCTGTATACTGCCCTCACTACTGGAGCATGCTGCCAGTGGATGCCTGGACTGCCCTCCTAAACTGGAAAGGGCATGGGATTAACACGCGGGGTCCCTAGCAGctggaggttggaaatgaagCCCTGGGGTGACGagtggcctctttttttttttttctttgaggggACAGTTTCCACACGgaacagcttgctgggcaggcggGACTTATTATGCTCTCTGCTGCTTGCGTTGCCTGATCCTGCTCGAAGTGCTGGTCCCTCCTGACTGCGGTCTGCACGAAGCTCCTGTAAGCTCCTGTCCAGCttacctgtttgtttgttttttaattcctgAAGGTCTTTGATAAGCTCCAGCTCTTCTCCCCCGAGTGTCCTGCTGAGCAGATTCTGATGTCAACAAACTCACAGCTCAAACTGTACACGAACAGGTAagagcggagggggggggggggggcttttcagTCATCTCTACCCCGGAGACCGTCTCCTCTCTGGGCACCTCACTTACTGGCATTTCTGCAGGCTGGCACTGGATGTACTGCAGAGCATGCCTTCGCGCTTTGTCATTTAGACCCGCGCTTATGCAGGCAGTCTTTCCACCtgagcagaagcagcagtgctTCACACCTGCAAAGGCTGGCCTCTGGTCTGGTGTTTCtggctgtggcccctgctggtGGCTTGCAAATACACGGACTGGGCTACGGGGGGGGAGAATGGCAGCCTGGTGTCCGTGGTGAGCGAGTGTGAATTATCCATCTGCATGTCTGTAAGCACCATTATAAGCACCGGGCACTGCACAAGGAATCCAGTTCTCAAATGCTGTCTCGTGATGTATTCTGAACCATGTAACAATAAATGGTGTTCCAGGCCAAGTGGAAAGATTGTTTAATAATGTTTGAGGATTATTGTGAATCAGAGTAGCAGTGAAGCTTAAAATGCACTCGGGAGGTGCTTCTGCCAACTACTGCCCTGCAGCTTCTCCAGGTGGAGCATTGATGTCAGTAATGCCACTGTCTCTGGAGGTTAGTGGGAGGCAAGTTTGAAGCCCTGCCCTAACCTGTGTTTTGGGTCTGCAGGGAAGGTGCTGCCTTTGTTGCCTATCGGATTCTGCAGTGTATCCCCAACTCCTCCGTGGTGGAAGAGGATGGGCAAGGTCTCCTAACTGCTGGGGCAATAACAGGCTCAGCGGTGCTGGAAGTGACCTCGCTGGAACCCTTTGGAGTCAATCAGAGCATCATAACTGGAATCCGGGTATGTCCAGCAGTGACGGGGATGTCTGAGCTATAGCCCGAGTGGATGAGTCTATCAATGATAGGGGATGTCTGAGCTATAGCTGGAGTCCGGTTAAGCCCAGCAGTGCAAGGGGATGTCTGAGCTATAGCCCGAGTGGATGAGTCTATCAATGATAGGGGATGTCTGAGCTATAGCTGGAGTCCGGTTAATCCCAGCAGTGCAAGGGGATGTCTGAGCTATAGCCCGAGTCTGGTTGAGACTATCAGTGCCAAGGGAAGAATGAGCTATAGCTGGTGTCCTGGTAAGTCTGGCAGTGTCAGGGTAAGAATGGGCTATAGCTGGAGTCTGGTTAAATCCAGCAGTGCCAGGGGAAGAATGGGCTATAGCTAGGGTCTGGTTTAATCCAGCAGTGCCAGGGTAAGAATGGGCTATAGCTGGAGTTCGGGTAAGCCTGGCAATGCCAGAGGAAGTCTGGACCACGAGTAGAGTAATGTTGGATGGATGGAGAGAAATGGGTCTATGTTCTGGGGTTAAGCCACCCATAATTTACAGAATCTTTTCTGTCATGGGCCTGCTGCTTTCACCATCAGCACTTTCCGGTCTCACTGGGACTGGAGGTTCAGCTCCTTTCATGAGATCACAAACAATTCATCTCATCTACTTTCACCATGCTATGGTTACAGAAGAATAGGTTAAGTCTAAGTGTTTCTCTGACCTGCTGGGTCTAACAGCCCTCCTCTCTACCAGTCCTGCAGTGGAAGGCTCCGTAAGTTCCTCCCTTAACTCTCCATAGGTTTTGCCTCTGATAGGTGGCCCCAGTGTTGTACCTGAGAATCAGCACCTCACCCCGGCTCTACACTTCGCGAGGGACCACCCTGTTAGCCTTTCCCCTAGGAATGACGTTAACCTTCACTGTCCACTTCTATGACAGCATCGGCGAGAGATTTCATGCACAAAACACACAACTCCAGCTTGCTCTGAACAGGTCAGTAGGATGTGCGGTGAACCTCTTCCTTCCTATTCCCTCCCTCATACAGGCTGCCAGGGATCCCCTTGTCTTCCCACCCCTACCCCCTCATACAACCTCTAGAATTCCTTCTGTTTCCTATTGCCATACAGCCTTCAGGGgttccttctcccccctcctcctgtcATAGTCTCCTGGGATTCCTTCCCTGTTAATCCACGAAGACCTCTCCTGGCCACTGATGGGGTCAGGGCTTAAGGCCACCCAACGACTCCTTCTTAATCCTAGTGTGTTAGAGGTTAGGGCTCCTGATGCGCTCTCAGCTTACAGGTCAtggaattttgtttgttttcagagATGACTTGCTGTTAATTGGACCAGGACATCAGAACTACACCTATGTTGctcaggctgtgaaccagggtgTGACGTTGCTGGGCATTTGGGATCAGAAGCATCCAGGCATGGCAGATTACATCCCCGTAGTGGTGGAGCACGCCATCACCCCAAACCTTTCAGAGCCAGTGACTATGGGAGACGTCATCTGTTTCAACACTCACCTGGTCAACCAGGAAGGTCTGTGCCCACGCCATATTGGAGCAGATGTGGGTGACAGGCTTGCTGAGGCTCTAGCAGTAACACACGATTAGAGAAAGttttctggctctctctctctcctgctgcagGTGAACCGGGAACTTGGCAGGTCTCCTCTGGCGATGTCCTTCACATGGACATAGTGACGGGGGCAGCAGTAGTTAGGAACACAGGGACTGTTACAATCTTCCATGACATCCCTGGAGTTGTAAAGACATTCAGAGAGGTAAGTGTCATACCCTGTGCTGTGCAGAATCAGTGATTGGTCAATCATTAAATCATGAGCTGCTGCCTCTCATGTGAGACTCCCAGTGCTGATACTGGGACCTGAGTTGCTGTCTCTGCATGGGAGACTTCAGTGTTGATGCAGTCCCCGAGCTGCTGCCTCTGCATGTGAGACTCCCAGTGCTGACGCAGTGGCCTGCGCTGCTTACCCCTGCATGCGAGACTCCCAGTGCTGACGCAGTGGCCTGCGCTGCTTACCCCTGCATGCGAGACTCCCAGTGCTGACGCAGTGGCCTGCGCTGCTTACCCCTGCATGCGAGACTCCCAGTGCTGACGCAGTGGCCTGCGCTGCTTACCCCTGCATGCGAGACTCCCAGTGCTGATGCAGTGGCCTGCGCTGTTGTCTCTGCATGTAACACTCCTAATGCTGCTGCAGTCGCCTGAGATGATGTCTCCGCCTGCAGCTTTCCCATTGCTGATTCCGCTTTTTGTCCTTTAGGTAGTGGTTTATGGAACTTCTGGATTAAACCTCAACTTTGGCCCCAAAAACTATTTGACCAACGCACCAAATTCCACCGAATCCTATCTGCTTGTTTCTACAAACAGAAAGCAATGCCTCAAAGGTAAATGGGTATCACTGTACCAGTAGAGGGTTTGCACCTGCAGAAAGTTTTAGGACCACACAGGGCCTTTCACGAGATAGAAAGCACCCAACTGGAGGATTTTGTCCAGCTTCAGTGATTGCAGCTCCTTTCCTCCTGTCTTGCCCAGGAACTTGCAGTGCTGCACAGGTAACTGCCATCTTGACCGTGCTGACCCCGGCGGTGTACGTTGGCTGTGCTGTGCGCTTCAGTAACAGTGCCCTGGACGTCCCTGCTAGCAAAATCTTTCACCTCAGGTCTGAGTTCAGTATTGAGAAAGGTACGTCTGTACTTAGTGGGAGCGGGGATGGGTGTTTACACTGGAAAGAATGCTGAATTATAATTTGTCCACTCGCACCCTTCCTATCTCATCCATTAACAGCAGGGACCAgtgtgtggaggagtagcctagtggttaggacAGTGGGGgccttgtgaacttgggcaaatCTCTCTACCAtccaccctccattgtctcaggtacaaacttagatccTGCTGAGCCCTGTAGGGAGAGGGAAATAGCTGCAGTGtcagaatgtaatccactctgcagtgcctgaaaaagcagaataaaaaccaAATAACAAGCAGTAAGGAAAAGGCGAGGGTGGGGGATGTGCTCTACCCTCCCGTGCGGGCAGGGCTCAAGTTCCAGTGAAGCCTCGAACTGCAAACTTCAGCCGGCACTTAACAACCCAAATCTGAAACACCAAGGTACCGGGATTTCAATATTAAGTTAGGTGGCAAAATGCAGGCATATAATTCGCCTGCTTGATAATGAGAGGGTAAATATGCACGTTATTGATGCACCCTGCCCACCATCTCAtaataattttggatttttttagtCTGCCttagcaacatagtaaatgacagcaaatggtccatccagtctgccccgcaaGTTGCTTTTGgaagtagcaactgccgctccatgcaggttacccccatgccttccattTAGGGTCATAACTGCTGCTTCCGTGCAGGTTATCCACATTCGGAAAGGTTACTGCATTACCCTGGTCAAAAGATGCTCAAAGCAGCTTACAGCATTACTACAATTCAGGTACAAGTCCCTTTCCAAAAGTGCTTACAATTCAAGTGGGACCTGAAGCAATGGGAGATAaaatggcttgcccaaggtcagaaggagcgGAGAAGGCTCTCACTTGGCTTCCAGCAGTGTCAGGTGCTGTACAGCAGAAGTTGTGAGCTTGGAGCCACTTTGCATCTGCTGGATCATTGCTGGAAGCAGAGCAGAGAGTAGGGCCGAGCCGGATGATGCTGGCATCTGCGGCCCTGAGGGAAGAGAGGCCACAATCAGGCTGATTGATGGGGGAGACTATGCTGTTGGGAGAAGGGGTAATTGAGGAGAGGCTGGGACCAGTGGGCATGATGTGGGTGGGGACCTGAACTGGTAGGCACTTTTGAAGATGAAATGTTACATGTATTGTGCCCTCAGAGTAGCTAAAGGTATCCCCGTTGTGAAATACCACGGGTACTTTTAGCCTTTGGAAATTCACTTTGTACAGATGTAGTCACCCTCAACCTGTATAAAATATGATTAAGTTAAAAATCCACTCTGATGCCCATTGACTGCTCCATATAATGTCTCAGGCACCACGTGTTTTAACCCTCCAGACCCACCCACACCACGTAAGAGCACAGCTTTAAGCTCTGTACACAGACCATTGGTGATAAGCCAGACTCTGAACAGCTTTCATTAGGAACATTTATACCTTGTTCCGCATTTACTAGATCAAAACAGGATTCATTCAAAAACCAACCAGCTGAGCACAGTGGGGACTGAAGCACCATTTTCCCCTCTAACAGTGCTGCCATGAGGGTCAGCAATAAATTGATCTCTACCCAATTCCTAAGTCTCACTGCACGTTGGACCTTGCCCGTGACTGCGTTTAAGTACAGCTCCTGCCCTCTTTCTCACTCCAGGCCTCTACATGTGCGTGATCACAACTCGGCCCCAGTCCCAGTCTGTGCTTCAGGTCCTCAGCACTGCGGATACGTCGGTCATCCTGAGTGCCACCATACTCGGTGATCACCACAAGAGGGGACCCCAGAAATTTCTcatccccttccttcctgccttctTTGTCAACCAGTCACAGCTGGTCTTCAGCGGCAGGCAACGGACAAACCACATCAGAGTGCTGGGAAAGGAAAAGGTGCTGCAGGCACTAGAGGTACGACCCTTTCTGCCCATCCCCGCTCCTCACAGGCTGAGACAGCATTATAGATGCTGCCCCCTGCAATAGCAAAATCTGTATCTCCTGACACAGTATCTGACCAAAGCATCTCAGTCAGCTTCATGGGCCAGAATGCATTGGGAGAAGGTAACCAGGCCTGATTCTCAGTGGAAGACGCAAGCATCAGTTGAACGTGGATctttatgttgttttgtttttttgctgctgtttAAGGTGGTTTCAGACTGCCCTGCCATTCTGGTGGGCCGTGGTGCTCAATCCTTCAGCACTCCGGGCCTGTACACCTATCCTGTGCGGGTACTGAATCTCACCTCGCTGCAGCAGGCAGTACCAGTCTTCATCAACATCTCCTACCCCAGGACAGGCCAGAGGGCGGCTGTGGCAGTGACAGCTGTGTCAGAGGACCAGAGGAGGCATGGTAAGTGTAAAAGGTTTACAGAAACTGCTCTCAGCCAGTGGTGCTTCCGTATGCAGATATCTCTGCATCCCACCAGTCCTGTCTTTCTGCTAAGAATTCTTTCTGATGATTGAAATTTAGACATTGTCAGTTTTCCCCCTAGCCTATTAGTCATGATTTTCCTCACATCTTACGAAACAGATGCAAGGGTGTAGGACAGAAACGGAGCGGTCCTTAAGTGCTTTTATTTACAATGCAAAAATGTCAGCGTTCATATTTAACGATCCTTAATACAAACTTAAAATAAATCAGCTATAGTGAAGGGCTGCCtttccataagaatataagatatgccaatctgggtcagaccaagagtctatcaagcccagtttcctgtcttcaacagtggccaatccaagtcacaagtacctgaaaagtatccaaacattaaatagatcccatgctactaatgcaacaatcggtggctattccctattgattaatagcagtttatggacttctccaggaatttatccaaaccttttttaaacccagctacactaattacatccactggcaaaaaattccagagtttaattgtgcattgagtgaaaataatttttatctgatttgttttaaatgtgctacttgctaacttcatggaatgccccctagtccctgtattagccgaaagagtaaataactgtttcacatttatccattcaagtctTTTTATTATTCTGTAGATccgtatcatatctcccctcagccatctcttctccaagctgaacagccttaacctctttagcctttcctcatataggagccattccatgccctttatcattttggtcgtacttctctgtactttctccagtgcaactatatcttttttgagatgcaacaaccagaactgcacacagtattcaaggtgcagtctaacatttgagtgatagagaggcattatgacatcctccattttatttgccattcccttcctaataattcctaacattgtttgctttttttgaccgccacagcacattgagctgacgattttaatgtattatccactatgatgcctagatttctttcctgggtggtagcatttaatatggaacctaacattgtgtaaatacagcatgggttatttttccctctgtgcatcactttgcacttgtccacattaaatttcatctgccatttagatgcccaatcttccagtctcacaaggtcctcctgcaatttatcacaatccgcttttgatttaaatactctgcataattttgtgtcattcgcagatttgatcacctcactcatcgtacctctttccagatcatttataaataaattaaaaagcaccggtccaagtacagatccctgaggcacttctcTGTTCTTTGTCCACTGtgaaacagatcatttaatcctactctctgtttcctgtcttttaaccagttttaacCTCCCTTATTCCAATACCAAACTGGGCCAGCTTTATTCCAAATGGCTGCTTTTCCTTATGGCACTCACAATTTACAGGCCAGCATCTCCCATCTTACAATCAGGTTGCCATCTCCCGGATTCCCAAGCCCCCCTTCCTCCTGCACTCTTATTCCCCAATAAGGGATCatcctaaggaggactgggccagataaCTGGAGCCGGTTGTTACGATGTTCTGAGGCTCTCGAGTACAAGCTCTGTCACAAAGGTGTAAAAGAATATTGAGGAGGAAAC
Protein-coding regions in this window:
- the NUP210L gene encoding nuclear pore membrane glycoprotein 210-like isoform X2, whose product is MELPLVHYDLQLQDQVVAPGGNPNMSVAQLDTTTLTVTALQLGRVNLVFIYKNVHMRGAARLPNCTIYVVEAGFLGFVVVPGGRWILEVTRQYEISVEIYERENSMKVYVADNIRIKAFFPDMYFDVLASSVNSSYHLLLVKKDGVTFIRATLMGVLTQDGTFHPLSSPISHEQEVRIFLPIILLPSFLAFPHHYREVAYRYQIQVEGGSGNFTWISSNHSVAMVTVRGVVTTGVIIGQTVIQARDVMNPFHYGEIKVYILKLTKMMLNPVHADVEVGRAIDVPLVMYNTDKETKKTMAFTDCSLLPLQIKMDKQGVFSLIEGRRRPGPAFCSSIQLMADSPGHALVTVSAVVYQEHFHTSATFAAYQPLRALNPVEVALVTLQSVKEMVFEGGPRPWILEPSRFFLELKAENRETIHITRVRLSTTRKQDQYIYRILCLELWDQVLTFRVGNHPGVLNPKPATEAVQVRFICTFPSSMQVVPVYKVHVGAPPCPLPQHNKQLVPVSNSRSTVLELSVFDKHRRKFDNFSSLLLEWTLSNKSLAQFSRGMSMQMVAKDDGTGQTRLHGQHTLEVKQMKGSLLITVSFIGYEKGIIPKTPSPPLTSAAVELVLVDDVTVVPNNATMYNHPDTKEIFLLVEGSGYFLVNISDSEIVNISYQEADSWVQVTPIHPGTLTMAVYDLCLAFLGPALASLRVSDIFDLELDVVDKIEIGKTALVTLRVLDVYKRPFLNKYFRHMHLKLQAASSIVTLAAVDDQDRLSSAFLLRAVAVGQTTLVVTARDKTGRRLHSIPRRIEVFPPFRLIPQKITLIPHNMMQVMSEGGPQPQSIIHFSISNKTVARVNRLGQVTALEIGTAMVNGTIQAVNEDTGRVIVFSQDSVEVEVVQLRAVRIHAPATRLITGTEMPVYVVGVTSTQTPFSFSNSKPRLTFHWSMSKRDVMDLVTRHKEVSLQLLPENNFAMVVRTVAAGRTGLKVTVAISQMCPQGQFEGNVTELSDEVQILVFDKLQLFSPECPAEQILMSTNSQLKLYTNREGAAFVAYRILQCIPNSSVVEEDGQGLLTAGAITGSAVLEVTSLEPFGVNQSIITGIRVAPVLYLRISTSPRLYTSRGTTLLAFPLGMTLTFTVHFYDSIGERFHAQNTQLQLALNRDDLLLIGPGHQNYTYVAQAVNQGVTLLGIWDQKHPGMADYIPVVVEHAITPNLSEPVTMGDVICFNTHLVNQEGEPGTWQVSSGDVLHMDIVTGAAVVRNTGTVTIFHDIPGVVKTFREVVVYGTSGLNLNFGPKNYLTNAPNSTESYLLVSTNRKQCLKGTCSAAQVTAILTVLTPAVYVGCAVRFSNSALDVPASKIFHLRSEFSIEKGLYMCVITTRPQSQSVLQVLSTADTSVILSATILGDHHKRGPQKFLIPFLPAFFVNQSQLVFSGRQRTNHIRVLGKEKVLQALEVVSDCPAILVGRGAQSFSTPGLYTYPVRVLNLTSLQQAVPVFINISYPRTGQRAAVAVTAVSEDQRRHDHCEDPGIVQQLMGSYQVLLFTLFAVLASTAVIFLAYTAFLNRLHTVPVVYIPTAPAGYSSSYPTPLSFNARGRLQSWLWSSR